One segment of Nocardia farcinica DNA contains the following:
- the kstD gene encoding 3-oxosteroid 1-dehydrogenase — MFYMTDPVLDPHSYDVVVVGSGAAGMTAALTAAHHGLRVVVLEKAAHYGGSTARSGGGVWIPGNKALRASGRPDDREEARTYLHSIIGDVVPKERIDTYIDRGAEAFDFVLDHTPLQMKWVPGYSDYYPEAPGGRGEGRSCEPKPFDLKVLGPEKDKLEPAYAKAPLNVVVMQADFVRLNLIRRHPKGMLRAMRVGARTYWAKFTGKHIVGMGQAIIAAMRKGLMDANVPLLLNTPMTKLVVEDGRVTGVEALHDGEPVVFSARYGVVLGSGGFEHNAEMRAKYQRQPITTEWTTGAAANTGDGIRAGMEIGADVDFMEDAWWGPTIFKGGRPWFALAERNLPGCVIVNAQGKRFANESAPYVEAVHAMYGGEYGQGEGPGENIPAWLVFDQRYRNRYIFAGLQPGQRFPSRWMEDQNIVKADTLAELAELIGVPVGNLTATVERFNKFAETGKDEDFGRGDSHYDRYYGDPTVKPNPCLAALVQGPFYAAKIVPGDLGTKGGLVADESGRVLREDGSPIPGLYASGNCSTPVMGHTYAGPGATIGPAITFGYLSVLDILARKNEQSPAASGTA; from the coding sequence GTGTTCTACATGACTGATCCGGTTCTGGACCCACACAGCTACGACGTGGTGGTGGTCGGCAGCGGCGCCGCCGGTATGACCGCCGCCCTCACCGCCGCGCACCACGGCCTGCGCGTGGTCGTCCTCGAGAAAGCGGCGCACTACGGTGGCTCGACCGCCCGGTCCGGCGGTGGCGTGTGGATTCCCGGGAACAAGGCGCTGCGCGCCTCCGGTCGTCCCGACGACCGTGAGGAAGCCCGCACCTACCTGCACAGCATCATCGGCGACGTGGTGCCCAAGGAACGGATCGACACCTACATCGACCGGGGCGCCGAAGCCTTCGATTTCGTGCTCGACCACACCCCGCTGCAGATGAAGTGGGTGCCCGGATACTCCGACTACTACCCGGAGGCGCCGGGCGGGCGCGGCGAGGGCCGCTCGTGCGAGCCCAAGCCGTTCGACCTGAAGGTGCTCGGACCGGAGAAGGACAAGCTCGAGCCCGCCTACGCCAAGGCGCCGCTGAACGTGGTCGTCATGCAGGCCGACTTCGTGCGGCTCAACCTGATCCGCCGCCACCCGAAGGGCATGCTGCGGGCCATGCGCGTCGGAGCGCGCACCTACTGGGCCAAGTTCACCGGCAAGCACATCGTCGGCATGGGCCAGGCCATCATCGCCGCCATGCGCAAGGGGCTGATGGATGCGAACGTGCCGCTGCTGCTGAACACCCCGATGACGAAGCTGGTGGTCGAGGACGGCCGGGTGACCGGCGTGGAGGCGCTGCACGACGGCGAGCCGGTGGTGTTCTCGGCGCGCTACGGGGTGGTGCTCGGCAGCGGCGGATTCGAGCACAACGCGGAGATGCGCGCGAAATACCAGCGCCAGCCCATCACCACCGAATGGACGACGGGCGCGGCGGCCAACACCGGCGACGGCATCCGCGCGGGCATGGAGATCGGCGCCGACGTGGACTTCATGGAGGATGCCTGGTGGGGTCCGACGATCTTCAAGGGCGGTCGGCCGTGGTTCGCGCTGGCGGAACGGAATCTGCCCGGATGCGTCATCGTCAACGCGCAAGGCAAGCGGTTCGCGAATGAGTCCGCTCCTTACGTCGAGGCCGTGCACGCGATGTACGGCGGTGAATACGGGCAGGGTGAAGGGCCCGGGGAGAACATCCCCGCGTGGCTGGTGTTCGACCAGCGCTACCGCAACCGCTACATATTCGCCGGACTCCAGCCCGGACAGCGCTTCCCGTCCCGCTGGATGGAAGATCAGAACATCGTCAAGGCCGACACCCTCGCCGAACTGGCCGAACTGATCGGCGTGCCGGTGGGCAATCTGACCGCGACCGTCGAGCGGTTCAACAAGTTCGCCGAGACCGGCAAGGACGAGGACTTCGGCCGCGGCGACAGCCACTACGACCGCTACTACGGCGACCCGACGGTGAAGCCCAATCCGTGCCTGGCCGCGCTGGTGCAGGGCCCGTTCTACGCGGCAAAGATCGTGCCGGGCGATCTCGGCACCAAGGGCGGCCTGGTGGCCGACGAGTCCGGGCGGGTGCTGCGCGAGGACGGCTCGCCGATCCCCGGCCTGTACGCCTCGGGCAACTGCTCGACGCCGGTGATGGGCCACACCTACGCCGGGCCCGGCGCCACCATCGGACCGGCCATCACCTTCGGCTACCTCTCGGTACTCGACATCCTCGCGCGCAAGAACGAGCAGTCCCCAGCCGCTTCGGGCACAGCCTGA
- a CDS encoding TetR/AcrR family transcriptional regulator, which yields MSTDGRRTQIVATAVDLIADAGIRALTHRALDRALALPAGSASYYFRTRRALLAAVVDHIAERSRADFREAGLAASDDVDAVADGIGNWLDDLLAARRAQLLVRHALILELGADTELRERLAAGLFSVERVRELFAAWGIGDPHRAALDFVAVLEGAVFDRFAGHRRALVAGTAESRAQLTGLVTAYLRGVRGR from the coding sequence ATGTCCACAGACGGCCGGCGCACACAGATCGTGGCGACGGCCGTCGACCTGATCGCCGACGCAGGCATCCGGGCACTCACCCACCGCGCGCTCGACCGCGCGCTGGCGCTGCCCGCCGGATCGGCGTCGTACTACTTCCGCACCAGGCGGGCGCTGCTGGCCGCGGTGGTCGACCACATCGCCGAACGCTCGCGTGCGGATTTCCGGGAGGCCGGACTCGCTGCCTCGGACGACGTCGACGCGGTGGCCGACGGCATCGGGAACTGGCTCGACGACCTGCTGGCCGCCCGCCGCGCGCAGCTGCTCGTCCGGCACGCCCTGATCCTCGAGCTCGGCGCGGATACCGAACTGCGCGAGCGGCTGGCCGCCGGGCTGTTCTCGGTGGAGCGGGTCCGAGAACTGTTCGCCGCCTGGGGAATCGGAGATCCTCATCGGGCCGCGCTCGACTTCGTCGCCGTGCTAGAGGGCGCGGTGTTCGACCGGTTCGCGGGCCACCGGCGCGCCCTGGTGGCGGGCACAGCGGAGAGCCGCGCACAGCTCACCGGCCTGGTGACGGCCTACCTGCGCGGGGTGCGTGGCCGCTAG
- a CDS encoding DUF58 domain-containing protein, with the protein MRHRDAETTVEAELRWQPAPLVYMLAGCAAVALLAAVVFARWQPVVFAAPLLGVLATAPWQRSPTRIEVDGGGTQRCFETEEVVCTVAAFVESGHALLRITPEPVPGLDVTIEETSDSGAAPAGLRLALSASRWGRYPLSVRVSALSPAGLAVATEILPAGELFVYPVTDPQLMRMPRTELPERLGTHLTRRHGPGVEYADIRAYTPGDQLRTVNWPVSARRGRLYVTERLTNRSADVVVLIDTSLQAPGPASDALELSVRGAAQVVQSTLSAGDRTAVVCLGEQPRWLRPDIGRRQFYRIVDTVLAVGDEHIPTTGTLAPHAAVPLGAIVVAFSTLLDTQFALALIDLRKRGHVVVVVDVLRGTPFRDGLDPTLARMWHLERATMYRDMAAIGVDIVPWPEDVRLDQVMRLLPEHRRSTRVRR; encoded by the coding sequence ATGAGACACCGCGACGCCGAGACCACCGTCGAGGCCGAACTGCGCTGGCAGCCCGCCCCGCTGGTCTACATGCTCGCCGGCTGCGCGGCCGTCGCGTTGCTGGCGGCGGTGGTGTTCGCGCGGTGGCAGCCGGTGGTGTTCGCGGCGCCGCTGCTCGGAGTGCTCGCCACCGCGCCGTGGCAGCGTTCGCCCACCCGGATCGAGGTCGACGGCGGCGGCACCCAGCGGTGCTTCGAGACCGAGGAGGTGGTGTGCACGGTCGCCGCCTTCGTCGAATCCGGGCACGCGCTGCTGCGCATCACCCCCGAACCGGTGCCGGGGCTCGACGTGACGATCGAGGAGACCAGCGATTCCGGTGCCGCGCCCGCCGGGCTGCGGCTGGCGTTGTCGGCGTCGCGGTGGGGCCGCTATCCGCTGTCGGTGCGGGTGTCGGCACTGAGTCCGGCGGGACTGGCCGTGGCGACCGAGATCCTGCCCGCCGGTGAGCTCTTCGTCTATCCGGTCACCGATCCGCAGCTGATGCGGATGCCGCGCACCGAGCTGCCCGAGCGCCTGGGCACCCACCTGACGCGCAGGCACGGGCCCGGCGTCGAATACGCCGACATCCGCGCATACACCCCGGGCGACCAGCTGCGCACGGTGAACTGGCCGGTCAGCGCCCGGCGGGGACGGCTGTATGTCACCGAACGGCTGACCAACCGGTCCGCCGACGTGGTGGTGCTGATCGACACCTCGCTCCAGGCGCCCGGCCCCGCCAGCGACGCGCTGGAGCTGTCGGTGCGCGGCGCCGCGCAGGTCGTGCAGTCGACGTTGTCGGCGGGCGACCGCACGGCCGTGGTGTGCCTGGGCGAGCAGCCGCGCTGGCTGCGCCCCGACATCGGCCGCCGCCAGTTCTACCGCATCGTCGACACCGTGCTCGCCGTCGGCGACGAACACATCCCGACCACCGGCACGCTCGCCCCGCACGCCGCGGTGCCGTTGGGCGCGATCGTCGTCGCGTTCTCCACACTGCTCGACACCCAATTCGCGCTGGCACTCATCGATCTGCGCAAGCGCGGGCACGTGGTGGTCGTCGTGGACGTGTTGCGCGGCACGCCTTTCCGCGACGGACTCGATCCGACGCTGGCCAGGATGTGGCATCTCGAGCGCGCCACCATGTATCGGGACATGGCGGCGATCGGCGTGGACATCGTGCCGTGGCCCGAGGACGTGCGGCTGGACCAGGTGATGCGCCTGCTGCCCGAGCACCGCCGTAGTACGAGGGTGCGCCGATGA
- a CDS encoding lipid-transfer protein translates to MTSKSPADRSPLSGRAAIVGIGATDFSKESGRSELRLAAEAVHAALADAGLTAADVDGLTTFTMDNNTQAAVARATGIPQLTFFSHIGYGGGAACATVQQAAMAVATGVAEVVVAYRAFNERSVSRFGQFSTALATAPTSSGIDAGWSYPHGLGTPAAQVAMVARRYMHVYGATSEDFGRVAVADRKHAAVNPDAFFYGKPITLEDHQRSRWIAEPLHLLDCCQESDGGVAIVVTSVERARDLPQKPAVIVGAAQGSGADQYVMTSYYRDAMTGLPEMGLVGQQLWAQSGLGPQDMQAAILYDHFTPFVLMQLEELGFCGRGEARDFIADGAIEHGGRLPLNTHGGQLGEAYIHGMNGITEAVRQIRGTSVNQVEGLANIVVTAGTGVPTSGLVLSAG, encoded by the coding sequence TTGACCAGTAAATCGCCGGCCGACCGTTCCCCCCTGAGCGGCCGCGCCGCCATCGTCGGGATCGGCGCCACCGACTTCTCCAAGGAGTCCGGGCGCAGCGAATTGCGGCTGGCCGCCGAGGCCGTGCACGCGGCGCTGGCCGACGCCGGGCTCACCGCGGCCGATGTGGACGGGCTCACCACGTTCACGATGGACAACAACACCCAGGCCGCCGTCGCCCGCGCGACCGGCATCCCGCAGCTCACCTTCTTCAGCCACATCGGCTACGGCGGCGGCGCCGCCTGCGCGACCGTGCAGCAGGCCGCGATGGCGGTGGCCACCGGGGTGGCCGAGGTGGTGGTGGCCTACCGAGCGTTCAACGAGCGGTCGGTCTCGCGGTTCGGGCAGTTCTCCACCGCGCTGGCCACCGCGCCCACCTCCTCCGGCATCGACGCGGGCTGGTCCTACCCGCACGGCCTCGGCACGCCCGCCGCGCAGGTCGCCATGGTGGCCCGCCGCTACATGCACGTCTACGGCGCCACCAGCGAGGATTTCGGCCGGGTCGCGGTGGCCGACCGCAAGCACGCCGCGGTCAACCCGGACGCGTTCTTCTACGGCAAGCCGATCACCCTCGAGGACCACCAGCGCTCCCGCTGGATCGCCGAACCGTTGCATCTGCTCGACTGCTGCCAGGAATCCGACGGCGGGGTGGCCATCGTGGTCACCAGCGTGGAACGAGCCCGCGACCTGCCGCAGAAGCCCGCGGTGATCGTCGGTGCCGCCCAGGGTTCCGGGGCGGACCAGTACGTGATGACCAGCTACTACCGCGACGCCATGACCGGCCTGCCGGAGATGGGCCTGGTCGGGCAGCAGCTGTGGGCGCAGAGCGGGCTCGGCCCGCAGGACATGCAGGCCGCGATCCTCTACGACCACTTCACCCCGTTCGTGCTCATGCAGCTCGAGGAACTCGGGTTCTGCGGGCGCGGCGAGGCCAGGGACTTCATCGCCGACGGCGCCATCGAGCACGGTGGCAGGCTGCCGCTGAACACGCACGGCGGCCAGCTCGGCGAGGCCTACATCCACGGCATGAACGGCATCACCGAGGCGGTGCGGCAGATCCGCGGCACGTCGGTGAACCAGGTCGAGGGACTGGCGAACATCGTGGTCACCGCGGGCACCGGCGTGCCGACCTCGGGGCTGGTGCTCAGCGCGGGCTGA
- a CDS encoding DUF4129 domain-containing protein, with amino-acid sequence MTRVIVLIMLIAVATVALRGHIPGAPAAGPAEPGPPSALTVALMPVLLTVSIVVLLAGVLASQHRLPLSMPEPEREPEPVQWRLGRTGLLVLAALTAFALLVAAASAVFFVVLPAQAPTEPAPATGSGAPPEPAPTGAPSPGSGAAELSGTALTLAVVAAVALVAVACAGLLAVALATRRRARETVLVEAPAPPAEVGSLARAAEMGLAAMNAPGQDPRTAIIACYVAMERGLASGRAAAPLASDTPMEVLARAFERGALHDTSARELVALFEEARFSPHAMLEWQRMRAEQLLRVVLADLQGEMPQEETV; translated from the coding sequence ATGACCCGCGTGATCGTGCTGATCATGCTGATCGCGGTCGCCACCGTCGCGTTGCGCGGTCACATCCCCGGCGCTCCCGCCGCCGGACCGGCCGAACCGGGCCCGCCGTCGGCGCTCACCGTCGCCCTGATGCCCGTGCTGCTGACCGTCTCGATCGTGGTGTTGCTGGCGGGCGTGCTCGCCAGCCAGCACCGGTTACCGCTGAGCATGCCCGAGCCCGAGCGCGAACCGGAACCCGTGCAGTGGCGGCTGGGCCGCACGGGCCTGCTGGTGCTGGCGGCCCTCACCGCGTTCGCCCTGCTCGTCGCCGCCGCCTCGGCGGTCTTCTTCGTCGTGCTCCCGGCACAGGCTCCCACCGAGCCCGCCCCGGCCACCGGGAGCGGTGCGCCACCGGAACCCGCACCCACCGGCGCGCCGTCGCCCGGTTCCGGTGCGGCCGAACTCAGTGGCACCGCCCTGACCCTGGCGGTCGTCGCCGCCGTCGCGCTGGTCGCCGTCGCCTGCGCCGGGCTGCTGGCGGTCGCGTTGGCGACCCGGCGCCGGGCACGCGAGACCGTCCTGGTCGAGGCGCCCGCGCCCCCGGCCGAAGTCGGTTCGCTGGCCCGCGCCGCCGAGATGGGCCTGGCCGCGATGAACGCCCCCGGCCAGGACCCGCGCACCGCGATCATCGCCTGCTACGTCGCCATGGAGCGCGGTCTCGCCTCCGGCCGCGCCGCCGCCCCCTTGGCCTCCGACACCCCGATGGAGGTGCTGGCCCGCGCCTTCGAACGCGGCGCCCTGCACGACACCTCCGCCCGCGAGCTGGTGGCATTGTTCGAGGAGGCGCGGTTCAGCCCACACGCCATGCTCGAATGGCAGCGCATGCGCGCCGAGCAACTGCTGCGCGTCGTGCTCGCCGACCTGCAGGGCGAGATGCCGCAGGAGGAGACGGTATGA
- a CDS encoding MaoC family dehydratase: MTETTDAPPIPARIEVGTTLPELVIHADPTFVISTAIATRDFQDVHHDRDKAVARGSKDIFVNILTDTGLVQRFVTDWAGPRAVVKSIALRLGVPLYAGDTLTLTGTVTEVSDTDVTIAVVGRDSLGDHITATAVIGFTGGSLDQ, from the coding sequence ATGACCGAGACGACCGACGCACCGCCGATCCCGGCGCGGATCGAGGTGGGCACGACGCTGCCCGAACTGGTCATCCACGCCGATCCGACCTTCGTGATCAGCACCGCGATCGCCACCCGCGATTTCCAGGACGTGCACCACGATCGCGACAAGGCGGTCGCGCGGGGCTCGAAGGACATCTTCGTCAACATCCTCACCGACACCGGCCTGGTGCAGCGCTTCGTCACCGACTGGGCGGGTCCTCGCGCGGTCGTCAAGTCCATCGCGCTGCGCCTGGGCGTGCCGCTGTACGCGGGGGACACGCTCACCCTGACCGGCACCGTCACCGAGGTGTCGGACACCGACGTCACCATCGCCGTCGTCGGCCGCGACAGTCTCGGCGACCACATCACGGCGACCGCCGTCATCGGCTTCACCGGAGGCAGTCTTGACCAGTAA
- a CDS encoding bifunctional MaoC family dehydratase N-terminal/OB-fold nucleic acid binding domain-containing protein: protein MPDTTTPEAIVAAAEQIIAAGECAPRLARDPVNQPMINNWVEAIGDTNPIYVDEAAARAAGHPGIVAPPAMAQVWTMFGLGGVRPPDDPMAQTNDLLDAAGYTSVVGTNCEQIYHRYLVPGEQVTVTSRLDSISGPKRTGLGEGWFVTFRTLWYVGDELVTEMLFRILKFAPRPAAERPAGERVKPLVSHDTEFFWAGTKLGELRIQRLPDGTLRHPPIPAVWKDKSEQTDYVVASGRGTVFSYVVHHAPKVPGRQLPFVVALVELEEGVRMLGELRGIDPGEVRVGLPVEVAFEQLDDDATLPYWKVTA from the coding sequence GTGCCGGACACGACGACGCCGGAGGCCATCGTCGCCGCCGCGGAGCAGATCATCGCGGCGGGCGAGTGCGCACCGCGCCTTGCGCGCGACCCGGTCAACCAGCCGATGATCAACAACTGGGTGGAGGCCATCGGCGACACCAACCCGATCTACGTCGACGAGGCCGCCGCCCGCGCCGCCGGCCACCCCGGCATCGTCGCCCCGCCCGCGATGGCGCAGGTCTGGACGATGTTCGGGCTGGGCGGCGTCCGCCCGCCCGACGATCCGATGGCGCAGACCAACGACCTGCTCGACGCCGCGGGCTACACCTCGGTGGTGGGTACCAACTGCGAGCAGATCTACCACCGCTACCTGGTGCCCGGCGAACAGGTCACCGTGACCAGCAGGCTGGACAGCATCTCCGGCCCCAAGCGGACCGGACTGGGGGAGGGGTGGTTCGTCACCTTCCGCACCCTCTGGTACGTCGGCGACGAACTCGTCACCGAGATGCTGTTCCGCATCCTGAAGTTCGCACCGCGACCCGCCGCCGAGCGGCCCGCGGGCGAGCGGGTCAAGCCGCTGGTCTCCCACGACACCGAATTCTTCTGGGCAGGCACGAAACTCGGCGAGTTGCGGATCCAGCGCCTGCCCGACGGCACGCTGCGGCATCCGCCGATCCCGGCGGTGTGGAAGGACAAATCCGAACAGACCGACTACGTGGTCGCCAGCGGCCGCGGCACCGTGTTCAGCTACGTGGTGCACCACGCGCCGAAGGTGCCCGGACGGCAGCTGCCGTTCGTGGTCGCCCTGGTGGAACTGGAGGAAGGGGTGCGCATGCTGGGCGAACTGCGCGGCATCGACCCCGGTGAGGTGCGCGTCGGCCTGCCGGTCGAGGTGGCCTTCGAACAACTCGACGACGACGCCACGCTGCCCTACTGGAAGGTGACGGCATGA
- a CDS encoding AAA family ATPase produces MTMPLDVTVQRAEAVLRELSRVVVGKQEELRLIMIAVLSGGHVLIEDLPGLGKTLIARSFAAALGLEFTRVQFTPDLLPADLLGSTIYDMNSGRFNFRRGPVFTNVLLADEVNRTPPKTQAALLEAMAEGQVSIDGETFPLPQPFIVLATDNPIEYEGTYPLPEAQLDRFAVQLRLGYLSEADETQMIRRRLERGSVQPEVDQVVDAHALLEMRQSVEYVSVHPDVVGYVVALAGATRGHPQVEVGASPRAELDLVQMARARALLLGRDYVIPEDVKALAIPAMAHRITLRPEMWVRRVRGEDVIGELLRRLPVPRATTT; encoded by the coding sequence ATGACCATGCCCTTGGACGTGACGGTCCAGCGTGCCGAGGCGGTGCTGCGGGAACTGTCCCGCGTCGTCGTCGGCAAACAGGAAGAGCTGCGGCTGATCATGATCGCCGTGCTCTCCGGCGGCCACGTGCTCATCGAGGACCTGCCCGGCCTCGGCAAGACCCTCATCGCCCGGTCCTTCGCCGCCGCGCTCGGCCTCGAGTTCACCCGCGTGCAGTTCACCCCCGACCTGCTGCCCGCCGACCTGCTCGGTTCCACCATCTACGACATGAACTCCGGCCGGTTCAACTTCCGGCGCGGGCCGGTGTTCACCAACGTGCTGCTGGCCGACGAGGTCAACCGCACCCCGCCCAAGACCCAGGCCGCCCTGCTGGAGGCGATGGCCGAGGGACAGGTCAGCATCGACGGCGAAACCTTCCCGCTGCCACAGCCTTTCATCGTGCTGGCCACCGACAACCCGATCGAGTACGAGGGCACCTACCCGCTGCCGGAAGCGCAGCTCGACCGCTTCGCCGTGCAGCTGCGGCTGGGCTATCTCTCCGAGGCCGACGAGACCCAGATGATCCGGCGCAGGCTCGAGCGCGGTTCGGTGCAGCCGGAGGTCGACCAGGTCGTCGACGCGCACGCGTTGCTGGAGATGCGCCAGTCCGTCGAATACGTCTCCGTGCACCCCGACGTGGTCGGGTACGTGGTGGCCCTGGCCGGGGCCACCCGCGGGCATCCCCAGGTGGAGGTGGGGGCGAGCCCGCGCGCCGAACTGGACCTGGTGCAGATGGCCCGTGCCCGTGCCCTGCTGCTCGGCCGCGACTACGTCATCCCGGAAGACGTGAAGGCGCTGGCGATTCCGGCGATGGCGCACCGCATCACGCTGCGCCCGGAGATGTGGGTGCGCCGGGTGCGCGGCGAGGACGTGATCGGCGAACTGCTGCGCAGGCTCCCGGTGCCGCGCGCCACCACGACATGA
- a CDS encoding NUDIX hydrolase: protein MTVRHFVDVHVLLVRDGSLLLSRRRSADRFDGRWHLPAGKLEAGEPARAGAAREALEEVGVRIDPADLRLVHTAHVVDVGLEPRLGLFFLAERWTGEPVNREPDKCYELRWFALDALPADVIDYPAAGVRALRSGRPYSEIGWAAVPPGEP from the coding sequence ATGACCGTCCGCCACTTCGTCGATGTGCACGTGCTGCTGGTGCGCGACGGCTCGCTGCTGCTGAGCCGCCGCCGGAGCGCGGACCGCTTCGACGGGCGCTGGCATCTGCCCGCGGGCAAGCTGGAGGCGGGCGAACCCGCCCGCGCCGGCGCCGCGCGGGAGGCGCTCGAGGAGGTGGGCGTCCGGATCGATCCGGCCGACCTGCGGCTCGTGCACACCGCGCACGTCGTGGACGTGGGCCTGGAACCGCGACTCGGGTTGTTCTTCCTGGCCGAACGATGGACGGGCGAGCCGGTCAATCGGGAGCCGGACAAGTGCTACGAGCTGCGCTGGTTCGCGCTCGACGCGCTGCCCGCGGACGTGATCGACTATCCCGCGGCCGGTGTCCGGGCACTGCGTTCCGGCCGGCCGTACTCCGAGATCGGCTGGGCGGCAGTACCTCCGGGGGAGCCCTAG
- a CDS encoding MaoC family dehydratase, which translates to MPIDPSVALGAQLPSREFAWTPSDVQLYHLGLGAGTRWTDEAELRYLDDREPQVLPTFATVAQTLHETEPPKVSFPGIDIDLAKVVHAYQEVQVHRPIPAAGKATSTGRISELWDKGSAAVIVQEHTITGSDGAPLWTTRSSIFAKGEGGFGGERGPSTRTELPDRDPDAEVAIPTLPQQALLYRMLGDRNPLHSDPAFAKAAGFPAPILHGLCTYGLVCKAATDTVLDSDATRVTGFRARFAGVLFPGETIRARIWRGAGELTIAATVADRDDAPVLGDVTLTFQ; encoded by the coding sequence ATGCCCATCGATCCGTCCGTCGCCCTCGGCGCGCAGCTGCCGAGCCGCGAGTTCGCGTGGACCCCCTCCGACGTGCAGCTCTACCACCTGGGGCTGGGCGCGGGGACCCGCTGGACCGACGAGGCCGAACTGCGCTACCTCGACGATCGCGAGCCGCAGGTGCTGCCCACCTTCGCGACCGTGGCGCAGACCCTGCACGAGACCGAGCCACCGAAGGTGAGCTTCCCCGGCATCGACATCGATCTGGCCAAGGTGGTGCACGCCTACCAGGAGGTGCAGGTGCACCGGCCGATTCCGGCGGCGGGCAAGGCGACCAGCACCGGCCGGATCAGCGAGCTGTGGGACAAGGGTTCGGCCGCGGTGATCGTGCAGGAGCACACCATCACCGGCTCCGACGGCGCACCGCTGTGGACGACCCGCTCGTCGATCTTCGCCAAGGGCGAGGGCGGATTCGGCGGTGAACGCGGGCCGAGTACCAGAACCGAACTGCCCGACCGCGATCCCGACGCCGAGGTCGCGATTCCCACCCTGCCGCAGCAGGCCCTGCTGTACCGGATGCTCGGCGACCGCAATCCGCTGCACTCGGACCCGGCGTTCGCCAAGGCGGCCGGGTTCCCCGCGCCGATCCTGCACGGCCTGTGCACCTACGGCCTGGTCTGCAAGGCCGCCACCGACACCGTGCTCGACTCCGACGCCACCCGCGTCACGGGTTTCCGGGCCCGCTTCGCCGGTGTGCTGTTCCCCGGCGAGACCATCCGCGCCCGGATCTGGCGCGGCGCGGGCGAATTGACGATCGCCGCCACGGTGGCCGACCGCGACGACGCCCCGGTCCTCGGCGACGTCACCTTGACCTTCCAGTAG
- the zapE gene encoding cell division protein ZapE, which yields MSGIVELDAGQRAAADRLAALLDGGRPRRRARGVYLHGRPGRGKTMLMDHLLAAATRTRTRRWHFHEFFALLHRARQDTGSVDGALTALIGDAELVCFDEFHADDIGDAMLVARLLDALFARRVPLVVTSNQRPEQLLPNPLFHDRFLPVIAAIRAHLDVVAVDGPLDYRRHGSGRTAAGFAAGRYLLGGPPCAATTAVRIGAHTVPVHAATAGTLVASFTDLCGSAVSAADYVALAARFERWVIGAVPLLRTVHADLVTRWITLIDVLYDADRPVIVHAAAPPAVLAAGMPAGSDLDRTVSRLYEISQPAVRGAV from the coding sequence GTGAGCGGGATCGTGGAACTCGATGCCGGGCAGCGCGCGGCGGCGGACCGGCTGGCCGCGCTGCTCGACGGCGGTCGGCCACGCCGTCGTGCCCGGGGCGTCTACCTGCACGGGCGCCCCGGCCGTGGCAAGACCATGCTGATGGACCACCTCCTCGCCGCCGCGACCCGCACCCGAACGCGCCGTTGGCATTTCCACGAGTTCTTCGCGCTGCTGCACCGCGCCCGGCAGGACACCGGGTCCGTCGACGGCGCACTGACCGCGTTGATCGGGGATGCCGAACTGGTGTGCTTCGACGAATTCCACGCCGACGACATCGGCGACGCCATGCTGGTGGCCCGGCTGCTCGACGCGCTGTTCGCCCGCCGCGTCCCGCTGGTCGTCACCTCGAACCAGCGTCCGGAGCAGCTGCTGCCCAATCCGCTGTTCCACGACCGCTTCCTGCCCGTCATCGCGGCCATCCGCGCGCACCTGGACGTGGTGGCCGTGGACGGTCCACTGGATTACCGCAGGCACGGCTCCGGCCGGACCGCAGCCGGATTCGCGGCCGGCCGGTATCTGCTGGGTGGCCCGCCCTGTGCGGCGACGACCGCGGTGCGGATCGGCGCGCACACCGTGCCGGTGCACGCGGCCACCGCGGGCACCCTGGTGGCGTCGTTCACCGACCTGTGCGGCAGCGCGGTGTCGGCCGCGGACTACGTGGCGCTCGCCGCCCGGTTCGAGCGCTGGGTGATCGGCGCCGTCCCGCTGCTGCGCACCGTGCACGCGGACCTGGTGACCCGCTGGATCACCCTGATCGACGTGCTCTACGACGCCGACCGGCCGGTCATCGTCCATGCCGCCGCGCCGCCGGCCGTGCTGGCGGCGGGGATGCCCGCCGGTAGCGACCTCGACCGGACGGTCAGCAGACTCTATGAGATTTCACAGCCGGCGGTCCGCGGGGCTGTGTGA